A window of Oncorhynchus kisutch isolate 150728-3 linkage group LG10, Okis_V2, whole genome shotgun sequence contains these coding sequences:
- the LOC109897275 gene encoding WAS/WASL-interacting protein family member 2 isoform X2, with protein sequence MPIPPPPPPGGPPPPPTLSQANTTPPKLNRDEAKGRGALLGDIHKGAKLKKVGVVNDRSAPILENPKGDGVSNVGGGGSSGVIQPMGGIFQAGVPKLRPVGDGSVGRSALTPPGTRPAAPRPPGPPVRQDNTDCSAQQASPPEHSRSQRPSLPDLSRPLSGGSPNSGMKHSSSAPPPPPPFSRRGNAPPAPTQKAPPPAPSYNREKPLPPTPGQRGTSPVPARNSAPPPPSPNNNRRPLTSGGSSASSSSSSLGPPPPPYRQPMTNGPSSPVNEAAPELPQRHNSLSKKPSPGPGHTPTRGQAPPPPPSPSPPGGRPPPPVREPPGRGAAPPPPGSSQRNGGRDAPPPPPPYRGSPSEPHSRGKPPPPPSRTPAGPPPPPPPIRNGHTSISRSFVDDFESKYSFHPLDDFPAPEEYRHFTKIYPSKANRVMRGAPPAPPVGR encoded by the exons ATGCCCattcccccccctccaccccctggaggcccccctccaccccccaccctcAGCCAG GCCAACACCACCCCACCTAAGCTCAACCGAGATGAGGCCAAAGGCAGAGGAGCCCTGCTCGGGGACATCCACAAAGGGGCCAAGCTGAAGAAGGTCGGCGTGGTAAATGACAGGAGCGCACCCATCTTAGAAA ATCCTAAAGGAGATGGCGTTAGTAATGTAGGCGGAGGAGGCTCGTCAGGGGTCATTCAGCCGATGGGAGGTATTTTCCAGGCAGGTGTGCCTAAATTGAGACCAGTCGGAG ATGGTTCGGTTGGCAGGTCAGCCCTGACCCCTCCTGGCACGCGCCCCGCTGCTCCTCGTCCCCCCGGACCCCCTGTTCGCCAGGACAACACAGACTGCTCAGCCCaacaggcctctcccccggagcACTCCCGATCCCAGAGGCCCTCCCTCCCCGACCTCTCCCGCCCCCTCAGCGGAGGCAGCCCTAACAGTGGCATGAAGCACAGCTCCTctgcccctccacctcctccccctttctctcgccGGGGCAACGCACCCCCTGCCCCGACTCAGAAGGCACCACCACCCGCCCCCTCCTACAACCGGGAGAAGCCCCTCCCTCCCACGCCAGGACAGAGGGGGACATCCCCGGTGCCGGCCCGCAACAGCGCCCCTCCACCCCCTTCTCCCAACAACAACCGCCGGCCCCTGACGTCAGGGGGCTCCTctgcatcctcctcttcctcctctctgggTCCACCTCCTCCCCCGTACCGCCAGCCCATGACCAACGGCCCCTCCAGCCCGGTTAACGAAGCCGCCCCGGAGCTACCTCAGAGACACAACTCCCTCAGCAAGAAGCCGTCGCCCGGACCTGGACACACTCCAACCCGTGGGCAAGCGCCACCCccgcctccctccccctccccgccAGGCGGACGCCCACCCCCTCCAGTCCGTGAGCCCCCCGGTAGAGGAGCAG CTCCACCCCCGCCTGGGTCGAGTCAACGAAACGGTGGTCGGGATgccccccctccaccacccccctaCAGAGGTAGCCCTTCAGAGCCTCATAGCCGTGGCaagcccccccctcctccctcccgtaCCCCTGCCGGACCCCCGCCCCCTCCCCCACCTATCCGCAATGGACACACCTCCATTTCCCGCTCCTTCGTAG ATGACTTTGAGTCCAAGTATTCTTTCCACCCTCTGGATGACTTCCCTGCTCCAGAGGAGTACCGGCACTTCACCAAGATCTACCCCAGCAAAGCCAACAGAG TGATGAGGGGAGCTCCTCCTGCACCACCTGTGGGAAGGTGA
- the LOC109897275 gene encoding WAS/WASL-interacting protein family member 2 isoform X1: protein MPIPPPPPPGGPPPPPTLSQANTTPPKLNRDEAKGRGALLGDIHKGAKLKKVGVVNDRSAPILENPKGDGVSNVGGGGSSGVIQPMGGIFQAGVPKLRPVGDGSVGRSALTPPGTRPAAPRPPGPPVRQDNTDCSAQQASPPEHSRSQRPSLPDLSRPLSGGSPNSGMKHSSSAPPPPPPFSRRGNAPPAPTQKAPPPAPSYNREKPLPPTPGQRGTSPVPARNSAPPPPSPNNNRRPLTSGGSSASSSSSSLGPPPPPYRQPMTNGPSSPVNEAAPELPQRHNSLSKKPSPGPGHTPTRGQAPPPPPSPSPPGGRPPPPVREPPGRGAAPPPPGSSQRNGGRDAPPPPPPYRGSPSEPHSRGKPPPPPSRTPAGPPPPPPPIRNGHTSISRSFVDDFESKYSFHPLDDFPAPEEYRHFTKIYPSKANRVMRGAPPAPPVGRLVCGWGTL, encoded by the exons ATGCCCattcccccccctccaccccctggaggcccccctccaccccccaccctcAGCCAG GCCAACACCACCCCACCTAAGCTCAACCGAGATGAGGCCAAAGGCAGAGGAGCCCTGCTCGGGGACATCCACAAAGGGGCCAAGCTGAAGAAGGTCGGCGTGGTAAATGACAGGAGCGCACCCATCTTAGAAA ATCCTAAAGGAGATGGCGTTAGTAATGTAGGCGGAGGAGGCTCGTCAGGGGTCATTCAGCCGATGGGAGGTATTTTCCAGGCAGGTGTGCCTAAATTGAGACCAGTCGGAG ATGGTTCGGTTGGCAGGTCAGCCCTGACCCCTCCTGGCACGCGCCCCGCTGCTCCTCGTCCCCCCGGACCCCCTGTTCGCCAGGACAACACAGACTGCTCAGCCCaacaggcctctcccccggagcACTCCCGATCCCAGAGGCCCTCCCTCCCCGACCTCTCCCGCCCCCTCAGCGGAGGCAGCCCTAACAGTGGCATGAAGCACAGCTCCTctgcccctccacctcctccccctttctctcgccGGGGCAACGCACCCCCTGCCCCGACTCAGAAGGCACCACCACCCGCCCCCTCCTACAACCGGGAGAAGCCCCTCCCTCCCACGCCAGGACAGAGGGGGACATCCCCGGTGCCGGCCCGCAACAGCGCCCCTCCACCCCCTTCTCCCAACAACAACCGCCGGCCCCTGACGTCAGGGGGCTCCTctgcatcctcctcttcctcctctctgggTCCACCTCCTCCCCCGTACCGCCAGCCCATGACCAACGGCCCCTCCAGCCCGGTTAACGAAGCCGCCCCGGAGCTACCTCAGAGACACAACTCCCTCAGCAAGAAGCCGTCGCCCGGACCTGGACACACTCCAACCCGTGGGCAAGCGCCACCCccgcctccctccccctccccgccAGGCGGACGCCCACCCCCTCCAGTCCGTGAGCCCCCCGGTAGAGGAGCAG CTCCACCCCCGCCTGGGTCGAGTCAACGAAACGGTGGTCGGGATgccccccctccaccacccccctaCAGAGGTAGCCCTTCAGAGCCTCATAGCCGTGGCaagcccccccctcctccctcccgtaCCCCTGCCGGACCCCCGCCCCCTCCCCCACCTATCCGCAATGGACACACCTCCATTTCCCGCTCCTTCGTAG ATGACTTTGAGTCCAAGTATTCTTTCCACCCTCTGGATGACTTCCCTGCTCCAGAGGAGTACCGGCACTTCACCAAGATCTACCCCAGCAAAGCCAACAGAG TGATGAGGGGAGCTCCTCCTGCACCACCTGTGGGAAG GCTCGTGTGTGGATGGGGAACACTTTGA